The region TTGTTCACTGTGTTTCCACAGCCATTGTTGGCCACTTCTGGGAGTTCttgcaaagtgaaaaaaataatccaacCTAGAACTCTGTTCCCAAATGCAGCGACTTTCTGAGGATACGTGCAAAATTTGACACTTCGTGAAGATGGTTTATATCCTGTGACTTTAAGCAAAATGTTATTACGCTTCGTGTTTGCATTCTTCTTTGCATGTTTTGGAGACAATGTATTATTTTGAACGACAGATTTTTCTAGACCCTCTGAAAATGCTTGGCCTCTATTGGACCCCTGGGGCCCTGTATGATCACACCCTGCAACTTCCTCACCCTCACTGCTCCCCACTAGTACCCCCACTCGCCCCATTCCAGCCATCTCACTCTTCTTCAGATGCACCAGGCGcagtcctacctcagggcctttgcacttgctgtgctCACTGCCTGGGCTGTTCTCTCCCTAGCTACCTGCGTGGTTCCCTCCTTTGCCTCCTTCAAACCAAGACCTTGGCTGAATAgtgtttaaaaatttcaaaaccttTGCACTCACGTTCCAACCCCTTATCCTGCTCTACTTTGTTCTTTTATAAACAAATATGTAATTTACTTATAACCTGTCTCCCAACATAACTGTGTCTCACAGGGCCCGACACAGGATAGGTGCTTAATAAAACGTGCTTGGAATGAAGAAGGTCTGAAGAGGTTTAGGTGATGCTGGGGTGGGAGAAGAGGCCCTTCCCAGCATATTCTTAGGACTGTGTCTCCCCCTGGTGGCCAACCTCAGAACTGCACCCTGGTATCCGCAACCATCCCCCATCTGCCCAAATGTCCCAATACTCACCAAGGTCAGAGGCCACGGATGTCCCGTCAGTGGTGGCCGGGGACACGGAGGAAGGCACCGTGCTGGGATTGGGGTGAGTGGGGCTCCGATGCAGGGTGGTCAAGGAGATGGAACTCAGGGGGCTAGAGTGGGAGGTGACGGTGTGCTCTGAACTGGGAGAGCCGGAGCTGGAGTGGGTGACTGTCTCTCTGCTTGTGAGGAGATGGGCTGCATGGTGGAGGTTGCCCCTGAATTTGAGGGGGTTATGGAACCTGCCTCTGAACTAGGGGTGCTAGGGTGAGGGGGTGGAGCCTGTCTCTGGGCTCTCTCGGCTGTTGTGGTTTTCCACTGAAGTAGGGGAGGGGTGGCTGGACGGAGAAGTCAGAGATTAGGAAGTCAAGTTCTCCATCTCTGAGATTGTAACGCCTGAAAAGAAAACACCATTGGGGCGCAGGGAGAAGCTGATTAGGAACAAGGGCTTGTGACCCTGGCCCAGACTCCCCTCTGGACGCCTCTTTCCCTATTATGTCAGATAAAGATGATTAGGAACAAGGGCTTGTGACCCTGGCCCAGACTCCCCTCTGGATGCCTCTTTCCCTATTACGTCAGATAGACGACACCCACCGCTTAGGGAGACTTGGAGCATTTAGTGCCCCACGTGAGTGCTCGGTGGGAAACTGAGGTGCCCTCGTCTGAATTTCCTTATCTGAACTCCCACAGCCAGGGTTCCAGTTCAGGGTGGACCCTCCCTGCCCCTTACTCTTGCTTCAGGGGTCTAGAAATCTCTGGATATGGGGAATGGCTGCAACCCAAGCAGCATGCTGAGCAACTCTTTTAAAACCTCTGGGACTCagattccttgtctgtaaaatggacatcaCAGGAAGTCAGAGTCTCTGAGAGCTCACGCAGGTCTGGTACAAGGTGATGTTTGACGGCAGAGATCCACCTCTGAGCTCCCAAGGAGGATCAGCCCTAATCTGCTTCCCCAGGCACCTGGAAGGTCCCCATGGGGGGGCACAGAGGCCTGGGCTCTCAGACTCTGGAACCCCCACTACCTTGCTCCAGCTGCTCCCTAGCTTCTACCCCATCCTAGACACGGAGGCCAGAGGCCAGGCTGAGGGTAGGTAAAGACTTCATGGGCTGCCCCCCCACAATTACTTCCTTCCCAGTTCCAGGCTGCTGGGCACCTTAACTGCTTGCAAGTTCATTCATCAACCACTCCCTGCCCCACTCCATCCACTCTGCCCTGGACCAATCTTTGTGCTTCCTCCCCTGCCTCACCCCAAGCAGCAGAAATGCAGAAATAATATCTGGCACTGGCCCCAGGAAGGGGCAGGGTCCGCATGCAGACCCTGTTtctctgtccagtttcccaggcCCCACGGGGATGACAGATGAGTCTAGAAGAGGCATGGTGCGCTGGCCTGacttcatccccattttactggtggggaactgaggctcagaatggtAGAGAGTCTGGCCCCAGGTGACTGGAAAGTGGGAAGAAGGCCCCTCAAAGACCTCCGAGGAGTCAAGGACTAAGAGTTCAGCCTCCCCAAAAGGCCTCCCACCATTATTTGAGTAAGAATACAGATGAGAAGAGTTATCTGCTGAAATGAAGATGACTCAGGGGCCACAGTGGACCCCAAGCCAAGCTAGACCTCTGAGGAGTTGAACTTCTAAAGCAAACTGAGGAAAACTAGTGGGCCTGCAAGGAGGAGGTTGTTGAGGACATAAACTCTactgagtgcctggcacagagcagacactCATGAGCGGCTGGAGAGTTGACCAGAAGGTAAAATGGGGCTGTTTCTATGCACTGTGCCAGGAGTTTGCTTTGCCCAGAGACTCCTAGaccaggagactggcatgagccAAGTCAGCTGGTTCTAATCTGGGTCTGGCACAGGCTGGGAGGCTCGGC is a window of Globicephala melas chromosome 3, mGloMel1.2, whole genome shotgun sequence DNA encoding:
- the CIST1 gene encoding LOW QUALITY PROTEIN: uncharacterized homolog (The sequence of the model RefSeq protein was modified relative to this genomic sequence to represent the inferred CDS: deleted 3 bases in 2 codons; substituted 1 base at 1 genomic stop codon) yields the protein MTGSQLPQPLLLLLLKPGGSSGTASVTSTVENHNSRESPETGSTPHPSTPSSEAGSITPSNSGATSTMQPISSQAERQTHSSSGSPSSEHTVTSHSSPLSSISLTTLHRSPTHPNPSTVPSSVSPATTDGTSEVAGSPPGDTGAPELHRNPGVVVAVCLLVCVLLIXCVIMAVRCCHKGVSEFQKLDEVSMGLGGG